DNA sequence from the Sinomonas terrae genome:
CTTTCACGGTTTGACTCTCACCCGCATAGCGCATCGCGTCGCTCCCACTCGGTCACGTTGTCTCCTTTGGTCAGCCTTCCTCTAGGAGGGTAGAGGTCCCGACCGACAAAACAGCGTGGGCCTGAAGGTGCATACTCACGAATAGGATGAGACGTGTCCGACTCCTACCTTGAGATCCCCCTCCCCGGCGGCGACGTCACCGAGGGCGTCGTGCGCGTGGGCAACACCGTGCGCCGGCCACTCGGCCGGCACTCGCCACTCGTCCACGCGATTCTTCGCCACCTTGAGCACAAGGGATTCGACGGCGCACCCCGCTTCCTCGGCATCGACGACCAAGGCCGCGAAACCCTGACCTTCATCGAAGGCGAGGTCGCGAACCGGCCTCACCCGGACTGGCTCGCCGACGAGACTCGCCTCGTCTCCCTGGCCCGCCTCGTTCGGCGACTCGACGACGCCATGGTTGGCTTCGCGCCGTCGTCGGACATGCTTCAAGCAGCGGCCTCCCCGGAAATCCCAGGAATGCCGCCTGCTCCGCCCGAAGAGCCGGAATTCATCGGCCACATGGACATCACCCCGGAGAACGTCGTTTTCCGCCAGGGCGAGGCGGTCGCGCTGATCGACTTCGACATCGCCAAACCGGCCACCCGGGTCGACGAGGTCTTCAATCTGTGCATGTGGTGGGCACCCTTCGCGCCTGACGAGGACCGCAGCGAACCGCTCAAGGGGGTCGACGCCGTCGCCCGCACGCGCCTCATTGCCGACGCGTACGGTCTCGGCCGCGAGGACCGTGGGCGCCTGATTCCCACAGCCCTCCGCCGCAGCGAGCGCAGCTGGTACCTCATGAAGTACCGCGCGGAGCACGACGGCGGCGGCTGGCTCCGAATGTGGCAGGAGGGGGCGGGGGAGCGGATCCAGCGCCGCGTCGCGTGGCTCGAAGCGGAGGGGGAGCGGTTGGCCAAGGGGCTCGCCCTCTAGGCAAGAGGCCGAGCCCAAACGGGCTCTACTCGTCCCGGCTTCCGCCAAGTAGTGCCACGGCAAGAATCCCCCGGGCGACGGCGGCGCGAAGCCCGGCGGGCACCTCAAGGGCGCCCGCGGAGGCGCCGGTGACGAGGCCGGCCGACTCGAGGTTCCGCAGCGTCCACACTGGACCTCCGCCGGTAATGCCGGACTCCGTCTGGTTCAGCTCGAAATCCTCCGGCGCGAGAGCATGCATCAGCTGGGCGACGGATTCCTTGGCGATGATCGCGCCGAAGGCGCCCTGGTCCAACGGGCGCGTCAGCGTCTCTGCGACGAACATTGCCGCGACGACCTCGGCCAACTCGAGCGGCGGAACCTCCTCGGTCTTCCACTCGGCGGCTGCCGGCCCTGGCCGCACGCGGGAAGAGTTGGTCTCGATCACCTCCGTGATCGAGAGCGCCTCCCACCACTGAGCGAGCAGGCGAACA
Encoded proteins:
- a CDS encoding phosphotransferase: MSDSYLEIPLPGGDVTEGVVRVGNTVRRPLGRHSPLVHAILRHLEHKGFDGAPRFLGIDDQGRETLTFIEGEVANRPHPDWLADETRLVSLARLVRRLDDAMVGFAPSSDMLQAAASPEIPGMPPAPPEEPEFIGHMDITPENVVFRQGEAVALIDFDIAKPATRVDEVFNLCMWWAPFAPDEDRSEPLKGVDAVARTRLIADAYGLGREDRGRLIPTALRRSERSWYLMKYRAEHDGGGWLRMWQEGAGERIQRRVAWLEAEGERLAKGLAL